DNA sequence from the Amycolatopsis sp. Hca4 genome:
CGACGCCTTCCCGCACACGCACCTCGTAGACCGGCACCGAGACGTCCGCGGCGTCCAGACACCGGCCGGTTTCGAGGACGAACCGCTCCTTGTAGACCGGCGAAGCGACCACCGGCACGCCGTCCGCGTCCCCCACGATGCCGCGCGAGAGCACCGCCGCGCCGCTGCACGGGTCCCAGTTGGACAGGGCGAAGAACCGGTCGCCGGGCAGCCGGAAGATCGCCACCTGGACACCGCCGTCGAGCAGCGCCGCTACCCCGGCGTTCTCCGGCACGGCGCCGGCCGCGCAGATCGCCGTCCAAGTTCGTTCCATCGACGTCGTCATCGGCGCACCTCCGGAACTCCCAGCATGACGGGGACTTTCTGCTGCCGCTCCTCGCGGAACGAGATCGCCGGGTCCGGCGTGCCAGGAGCGTTGACGAACGAGGTGAAGCGGGCCAGCTTCTCCGGGTCCTCCAGCACGCCCTTCCACTCGTCGGCGTAGTTGTCGACGTGCTTGGCCATCGCCGCGTCGAGGTCCTCGCAGATGCCGAGGGAGTCGTCGACGATCACCGCGCGCAGGTGGCCGAGGCCGCCTTCCATCTCCTCGATCCACGGCGCGGTCCGCTGTAGCCGGTCGGCCGTGCGCACGTAGAACATCAGGAACCGATCGATCGTCCGGATCAGCGTCTCGGTGTCCACATCGGACACGAGCAGCTCGGCATGCCGCGGGGTGGTGCCGCCGTTGCCGCCGACGTAGAGGTTCCAGCCGTTCTCCGTGGCGATGATGCCGAAGTCCTTGCTGCGCGCCTCCGCGCACTCCCGGGCGCACCCCGACACCGCGGACTTGAGCTTATGCGGCGAGCGCAGGCCGCGGTAGCGCAGTTCCAGCTCGATCGCCAGGCCGACGCTGTCCTGCACGCCGTAGCGGCACCACGTCGACCCGACGCACGACTTCACCGTACGCAGCGCCTTGCCGTAGGCGTGCCCGGACTCGAACCCCGCGTCGACGAGCCGCCGCCAGATCAGCGGCAGCTGGTCCACCGTCGCGCCGAACAGGTCGATCCGCTGGCCGCCGGTGATCTTGGTGTACAGCCCGAAGTCGCGGGCCACCTCGCCGATGACGATCAGCTTGTCCGGTGTGATCTCCCCGCCGGGGATCCGCGGGACGACCGAGTACGTGCCGTTGCGCTGCAGGTTGGCCAGGTACCGGTCGTTGGTGTCCTGCAGGGTCATCTGCTCGCCGCCGAGCACGTGCCCGTTGCCGAGGGTCGCCAGGATGGACGCCACCGCCGGCTTGCAGACTGCGCAGCCGGTGCCCGTGCCGTACCGGGCGATCAGCTCGCTGAACGTGCCGATCCGGGTGGCCTTGACGATCTCGAACAGCTCCGCGCGCGACTGCGGGAAGTGCTCGCAGACGGCCTTGGACTGCTCGACCCCGGCCGCGCTGAGCAGCCTGCCCAGCAGTGGGACGCACGACCCGCAGGCCGTGCCCGCCCGGGTGCAGGCCTTCAGCTTGGGGACGGTGTCGCAGCCGTCCTCGTGGATGGCCTGGGTGATCGTGCCCTTGGAGACGGCGTTGCACGAGCAGATCTGCGCCGCGTCCGGCAGCGCGTCGACGCCGACCGCGGCACCGCCGCCCGCCGGGGCGAGGATCGCGCCCGGCTCGGCCGGCAGCGGACGGCCGACCAGCGCGCGCAGCGTGTTGTACTCGGTCGCGTCGCCGACGAGCACCCCACCCAGCAGGGTCTTGCCGTCGTCGGTGACCACGAGCTTCTTGTACGTTCCGGCGACCGCGTCGTTGACGGCGACTTCCAAGGCGCCCTCGGTCGTCGCGTGGGCGTCGCCGAAGGAAGCGACGTCGACACCCATCAGCTTCAGCTTCGTGGACGTGTCCGGCTCCGGGAACGTCCCGGACCCGCCGGTGAGCTGGGCGGCGACGATCTCCGCCATCGCGTACCCCGGGGCCACGATGCCGTACACGCGCCCCTCGACCGCGGCGCACTCGCCGATCGCGTAGATCGCCGGGTCGCCGGTGCGGCAGGACGCGTCGGTGAGGACGCCGCCGCGCGGGCCGAGGTCCAAACCGGACTGGCGGGCGAGGTCGTCGCGCGGCCGGACACCGGCGGAGAACACGACCAGGTCGACGTCGAGCTCGGTGCCGTTGCCCAGCTTGGCCAGCAGCCGGGAGCCGTCGGCTTCGATGGCGTTGGTGGACGTTCCCGTGTGGACGGTGACGTCCAGGTTCGTGATGAGCCGCCGCAGCAGCGAGCCGCCGCCCTCGTCGACCTGCAGCGGCATCAGCCGCGGCGCCATCTCGACGACGTGCGGGGACAAACCCATGTCCCGCAACGCCTTCGCGGCCTCCAGGCCGAGCAGGCCACCGCCGATGACGACGGCCGACCGGCGGCCGCGGCCCGGCTTCTCGATCGCCGCCGCGCGGATGGCGTCGAGGTCCTCGATGGTCCGGTAGACGAAGCAGCCGTCCAGGTCGTGCCCGGGCACCGGCGGCACGAACGGCTTCGAGCCGGTGGCCAGCACCAGGGCGTCGTAGGCGACGACGTCCCCGGAGGCCGTGGTGACCGTCTTCGCGGACCGGTCCAGCGATACCGCCAGTTCACCGAGCCGGAGGTCGACGTGCGGGTCGCCCGCGTAGTCCGATCCGGGCAGCGCCAGCGAAGCCGGGTCCCAGGTGTCCACGTAGGACGTGAGCGCCACCCGGTCGTACGCCGGGCGCGGCTCCTCGGACAGGACGACGATGTGCCAGGTTCCTCGGGGGTCTTCCGCGCGCACCGCCTCCACGAGCCGATGGGCGACCATGCCGTGTCCGGCGACGACCAGGGTGGGCATCTCAGACCTCCGCTCCGGCGAGCGCCAGACCGCGCTCACTCGTGGGCTGTTCGGCGGGCTTCCGCAGGTAGACCGCCCAGGTGACGGCGAAGCAGAGCCCGTAGAAGACCAGGAACCCGATGAAGGCGGGCACGCCGCTCTTCGTGTCGGCGAACGACTGCCGGAAGGCGAGGTTGATGAACAGGCCGCCCTCGGCACCGATCGCGCCGGCCAGGCCGATCAGCGCACCGGACAGCCGCCGCGCCTTGAGCAGCTCGGCCGCCTCCTCGGCGCCGTTGGCGATAGCGACCTTCGCCTTGGCGCGGAAGATCGCCGGGATCATCTTGTACGTCGAGCCGTTGCCGATGCCGGTGAGCACGAACAGCACGATGAAGGCGATCGTGAACAGCGTCAGGGACTTCGACGTCGAGGCCAGGATCAGCACGACCGTGGCCAGCGCCATCCCGATGAAGGTGGCGAAGGTGACCTTGCCGCCGCCGATCCGGTCGGACAGCCAGCCCCCGGCCGGCCGGGAGATCGAGCCGAGCAGCGGGCCGAGGAACGTCACGGCGGCCGCCTGCAGCGGCGTGCGGCCGAACTGGTTCTGCAGCACCAGGCCGAACGCGAAGCTGTAGCCGATGAACGAGCCGAACGTGCCGACGTAGAGGAACGACATCACCCAGGTGTGCGGGTCCTTGACGACCTCGCGCATCGCCTTGGTGTCGCCCTTCACGGTGGCGAGGTTGTCCATGAAGAAGTACGCGCACACCGCGGCGAGCACGATCAGCGGGATGTAGACGTAGAGCACGATCCGCGGTGCGGTCGCGCCCGCCGTGCCGATCACCAGCAGCCCGACGAGCTGGATCGCCGCGACGCCGAGGTTGCCGCCGCCGGCGTTGAGGCCCAGCGCCCAGCCCTTGTGCTTCTCCGGGTAGAAGGTGTTGATGTTCGTCATCGAGGAGGCGAAGTTGCCGCCGCCCACCCCGCCGAGGGCGGCGACGAGCAGGAAGGTGCCGAGCGACGTGCCGGGGTGCAGCACGATCGCGGCCAGCGTGGTCGGGATCAGCAGCAGCACCGCCGAGACGACCGTCCAGTTGCGGCCGCCGAACTTCGCCACGGCGAAGGTGTACGGCAGCCGCATCAGGCCGCCGACCAGCGTCGGCGTCGAGACCAGCAGGAACTTGTCGGCGGCGGAGAAGCCGTAGTCCTTGCCCATGAACAGGACGATGACCGACCAGAGGGTCCAGATGGAGAAGCCGATGTGCTCGGCGAAGACCGAGAACCAGAGGTTGCGGCGGGCGATCTTCTTGCCCGTGGATTCCCAGAACTGCTCGTTCTCCGGTTCCCAGTGTTCGATCCAGTGCTTCCCTTGGTGGGCCATGGCGTGCTCCTCAGTGCGGCGGTTCGTGGTGGTCAGTGGGGATCGGTCACTGCGCGGCGAGCCAGTTCGCGATGCCGCCGACGGTGTCCGTGCACCCGCCGCACCCCGTCGTGGCTCGCGTGGCCCGCGCCAGTGCGGGGGTGTCGGTGGCCCCGGCCTTCCAGGCTTCGACCAGCCGGCTCTTGGTGACGTTGTTGCAGCGGCAGATCACCGCCGCGGCGGGCAGGTCGGCGGGACTGGCCGCGGGGGTGCTGCCACTGGGCAGCGCGCGGCCGAGCAGGACGGCGAGCCGGTCGTCCGGCAGCGGCGTCCCGCGGTCGTGGAACTGGGTGATCGTGGCCGCCGCGTCGGGCAGGCCGAGCAGGATCGCCCCGGCGACGCGGTTCTCGCGGACGACGAGCTTGCCGTACCGGCCACCGGTGGGGTCGTTGAAGGTGAGCACCTCGGCGCCGGTGTCGGATGCTTCGAGCTGGGTCTCGCCGAGGGCGGCGAGATCGATGCCGCGGGCCTTGAGCCGGGTGACGGCCGTGGTGCCGCGGTAGCGGGCCGCCGCGTTCGTCCCGGTCAGGACGTCGGCGAGGACTGCGGCCTGCTCCCAGGCGGGCTGGATCAGGCCGGCGGGGGCGCCCGGGTGGCGGGCGCAGTCGCCGAGGGCGTGGATGCGGCCGTCGCTGGTGCGCAGCGTGTCGTCGACCAGGACGCCCCGGTCGACGTCGAGGCCGGCGTCGGCGGCCAGGCGCGTCTCGGCGCGGACACCGGCGGCGACCACGACCAGGTCGGCCGGGACCAGGCTGCCGTCGTCGAGCTTGAGGCCGTCGCCGAGCAGGTAGCGGGCGGCGGTGGCGCCGAACCGGAACGTCACGCCCATCTCGGTGAGCTGCCGGGCCAGCACGTGCCCCGCCCCCGCGTCGAGCTGGCGTTCCATGACGTGCCGCAGCGGGTGCACGACGGTCACCTGGTTGCCGCGCCCGGCCAGCCCGCGGGCGGCTTCGAGACCGAGCAGGCCGCCACCGAGGACGGCGACCGGCGCGCCGAAGCGGGCGGCGTCGAGGATCTTGGCGCAGTCGTCGAGGCTGCGGAAGGCGACCACACCCGGTCCGGCTTCGAGGCCTTCGACCGGCGGGATCCACGGGTTCGCGCCGGTGGCGAGAACCAGGGCGTCGTAGGCCACGGAGGATCCGTCGGCCAGCTCGACGCAGCGCTTCTCGCGGTGGATGCGCTCGACGTCGACGCCGAGCCGCAGATCGATGTTGTGGCGCTGGGCCCACTCGTCGTCGTGCAGTCGGACGCTCTCGGCGCTCATGCCGCCGGCGACGACGGCGGACAGCAGGACCCGGTTGTAGGCAGCGTGCTTTTCGGCGCCGAGCACGGTGAGCCGGACCCGCTCGGCGATCGGGTCGCGACGGCGGATTTCGTCGGCCAGCCGGGCACCGGCCATGCCGTAGCCGACGATGACGACTTCACGCGGGGTCATGCGGCACCATCCACAGTAGACAGAGCAACGGCACACACCTTGAACTCCGGCATCCGGGAGACCGGGTCGAGCGCCGGGTTGGTGAACAGGTTGGCCCGCTGCTCACCCGGGAAGTGGAACGGCAGGAAGACGAGGTCGGGCTTGAGGCTCTGGACGAACCGGACCTTGGCGGTCATCTCCCCGCGCCGCGACCGGATCCGCGCGGGGTCGCCCTCTTCGAGCCCGGCACGCTTGGCGGTGTCCGGGTGAACCTCGACGAACGCCTCCGGGACGACCTCGTTGAGCTCTTCGATCAGGCGCGTCTGCGCGCCCGACTGGTAGTGCTGGAGCACGCGGCCGGTGGTGGCCTGCAATGGGAACTCCTCGTCCGGCAGCTCGGCCGGGCCGGTGTGCTCGACCGGCACGAACCGCGCGCGGCCGTCCGGGTGCGCGAAGGTGCCGAGGAACATCCGCGGTGTGCCGGGGTGGTCGTCCGCGGGGACCGGCCAGTGCAGGGCCTCGCCGTCGCGCAGCCGGTCGTAGCTGACGCCGGAGTAGTCGGCGATCCCGCCCTTGGACGCGATCCGCAGCTCTTCGAACACGGTTTCGGCGTCGGCCGGGAAGCGATCTTCGGGCTGTCCCAGGCGCTGCGCGAGCCCGTGGAGGACGTCGAGGTCGGAACGGACGCCCGGTGGCGGCGTCAAGGCTCTGCGGCGCAGCAAGATCCGGCCTTCGAGGTTGGTGAGCGTGCCGTCCTCCTCGGCCCATTGGGTGACCGGCAGGACGACGTCGGCGAGCGCGGCGGTCTCCGACAGCACGAAGTCGGCGACCACGAGGAAGTCGAGGGACGCCAGCCGGTCCTGGACGCGCTGCGAGCGCGGGGCCGAGACGACGACGTTGCTGCCGAACACCATCAGCGCCTTCGGGCCGTGCTCCTGGCCGAGCGCTTCGAGCAGTTCGGTGGCGGAACGGCCGGGCCCGGGCAGGCTGTCCGCGTCGACACCCCAGACGCCGGCGACGTACTCGCGCGCGGCCGGGTCGTCGAGCTTGCGGTAGCCGGGCAGCTGGTCGGCCTTCTGGCCGTGCTCGCGCCCGCCTTGGCCGTTGCCCTGGCCGGTGAGGCAGCCGTAGCCGGAGCCCGGCCGGCCGGGCAGGCCGAGGCTCAGCGCGAGGTTGATCCAGGCGCCGACGGTCGCGGTGCCGGTGGCGTGCTGCTCGGTGCCGCGGGCGGTGAGGACGTAGGCGTTGCGGGCGGCGGCGAGCTTTTCGGCGGCGAGGCGCATGTCGGCGGCCGAGACGCCGGTGACACGCTCGGCCCGTTCCGGCCACCAGCTCGCCACGATCCGCCACGTCTCGGCGAACCCGCTGGTTCGGTCGTCCACATAGGACTGATCGAGGTGGCCGCCTTCGCCGACGGCGTGCAGGATGCCCAGCGCCAGCGCCAGATCCGTACCGGGCGCGGGCGCGAGGTGCAGGCTCGCCAGCTCGGCGGTCGGCGTCCGCCGCGGGTCGACGACGATCAGGTCGCTGCCGCGCAGGTGCTGGGTGAACGGCGGCATGGTCTCGGCCGGGTTCGCCCCGGCGAGCAGCACGACATCGGCGTTCTTGAGATCGGTGACGGGGAACGGCATCCCGCGGTCGGCACCGAAAGCCTTGATCCCCGCGGCGGCGGCCGAGGACATGCACCACCGGCCGTTATAGTCGATCTGCGAGGTGCCGAGCGCGACCCGGGCGAACTTGCCGAGCAGGTAGGCCTTTTCGTTGGTCAGCCCACCGCCGCCGAAGACCGCGACCCCGTCGGGGCCGTGGGTTTCCCGCGTCTCACGCAGTTTCCGGGCGACGAAGTCGAGCGCGAAGTCCCAGCCGACCGGCTCGAGCACGCCGTTCACGCGCAGCATCGGGGTGGTCAGCCGCTTCGGGCTGGTGAGGAGGGAGCCGGAGGTCCAGCCCTTCTGGCACAGGCCGCCGGCGTTGACCGGGAAGTCCCGCGGGGACACGTGAGTGCCCTCGAGGCGCATCCCGCACTGCAGCGCGCAGTACGGGCAGTGGGTGTCGACCTGCGGCATTCGGGCACCTCCTCGGCGGTTCGGGCTTGCCCTGACGCTAAGGAGGCCGTGTTAACCGGATTCGACCGAATGTTTCAGGCAGTTGACATTGCGTCGGTGTTTCCGGCGCCCGTCCGGTGAGATCCGTGTCCAACTGTCGGGAGTGGGGAGGTCAGTGGAGCCTCCTCGAGGTGACACGGGGACTTGGGACGTGGGTCACAAGACGCCGGACACCTCGCGCGCCGCCGCGCGCAGGCCGTCCAGTGATGCCTGGGTCGACCTCGGGTTCAGCGCGTTCGACGCCAACCGGAACAGCACCGCGCGCAACAGCAGCTGCGGCCACTCCGGCAAGTGCGCCCAGCGTTCGAGCAAGTCCCGTCCCGCCCCACCCCAGGCCAGCGCGTCCACCGCGACGATCGCCGCGCCGTACTCACCCGGCCGGTAATACGGCACGAAGTCGACCAAACCCGGGCCGGCTTCTCCGTCGAACAGCAACCCCGCCAGCAACTCGCCGTGCGCCACCTGCGATGGCAGGCGGATCGGGCGGCGGGCTCCCGCGAGGACCTCGAACCAGCGGCCGCCCTTGGTCTCCTCCAGGGGAACCTCGAGTTCCTCCCAGGCCACGCGGTCGGCGATCGCGTCCACGTCCGTGCGCGCGTCCAGGAACTCCGGCCGGGGCAGGCCGATCGTGGCTCGGTGCAGTTTCACCGCCGCCAGCACCGACGCGTCTCCGCGGTGCTCGGGCGTTCCCGGGACGAACCGCGAAGCCGTCCAGCCTCCGACGATCCAGCGGCCGTCCGTCGACCGGACCGGCCTGCCGACCCGCAGCCCCGGCTCGCGGACGTAGTCGAGGGCGTGCGCGGTCCACAGGGTCCGGACCTTGTCGGTCACCGGCTTGAGCACCAGGCCGCCGCAGCGCCACGCCGTCGAATCCGGCAGGCGTTCGCCGTCGTCGGCGGGGCCGCCGAAGGCCGCGCAGACGTGCGCCGGGGGACGTTCGAGGGTTGACCGCACGGCCGTGACGTTACCCGGCCGGGTGTTCCACGAATGAGAAGACGCGCTGCTCACGCATGGTTTCCCGGCCGGGCGAAAGACACACTGTCAGTAGGTCGGCAGGCTCGGATCGATCTGCTTGGCCCACGCGAGCACGCCACCGCCGAGGTGCGTCGCGTCCTTGAAGCCGGCCGCGTGCAGGGCGGCGAGGGCCTCGGCGGACCGGGCACCCGACTTGCAGTGCAGCACGATCGGCTTGTCCTGCGGCAGCTCCGCGAGCGCCTCGCCCGAGAGGATCCGGTCCTTCGGGATCAGCGTCGCGCCCTTGATGTTGACGATCTCGTACTCGTGCGGCTCGCGGACGTCGATCAGCGCGAAGTTCTCGCCGCTGTCGAACTTGGCCTTGAGCTCCGCCGGCGTGATCGTGTGACCGGAAGCCGCGGAAGCCGCCTCGTCGGACACCACACCGCAGAACGCCTCGTAGTCGATCAGCTCGGTGATCTTCGGCGTGTCCGGGTCCTTGCGGATCTTGACCTCGCGGTACTTCATCTCCAGCGCGTCGTAGCTGATCAGGCGGCCGAGCAGCGGCTCGCCGATGCCGGTGATGAGCTTGATCGCCTCGGTCACCATGATCGAGCCGATGGACGCGCACAGCACGCCCAGCACGCCACCCTCGGCGCAGGAGGGGACCATGCCCGGGGGCGGCGGCTCCGGGTAGAGGTCGCGGTAGTTGAGGCCCTTGCCGTTCGGCGCGTCCTCCCAGAACACGCTGACCTGGCCCTCGAACCGGAAGATCGAGCCCCAGACGTACGGCTTGCCGAGGATCACCGCGGCGTCGTTGACCAGGTAGCGCGTGGCGAAGTTGTCGGTGCCGTCGACGATCAGGTCGTACTGCTCGAAGATCTCCAGCGCGTTCGACGAGTCCAGCCGGTCGGTGTGCAGGTGCACCTTGACCAGCGGGTTGATCTCGGCGATCGACTCCTGCGCGGACGCGGCCTTGAGCTTGCCGACGTCGGACTGGCCGTGGATGACCTGGCGCTGCAGGTTCGACTCGTCCACCACGTCGAAGTCGACGATGCCGAGCGTGCCGACCCCGGCCGCGGCCAGGTACAGCAGCGCGGGGCTGCCGAGGCCACCGGCCCCGATCACCAGGACCTTCGCGTTCTTCAGCCGCTTCTGCCCGTTCACCCCGACGTCGGGGATGATCAGGTGACGGCTGTACCGGGCCACCTCTTCCTTGGTGAGCTCGGCAGCCGGCTCGACGAGCGGCGGCAGTGCTGACATGGGTCCTCCATCTCGCGCGCGTATCGCGTCCATCCCACTATGCACAACGCGCGCAGGCAAACTCGTCTTCCCGCGTCCGGATCGTGAGACAGACCGCTTTTCGGGGGTCCGGGTGGCGGAGCCCCCGGCCCGGGGCGAAGCCCCGGATGTCAGAGCTACTGCGGCTGCGGGGTGGGGTTCGGCCAGGAGTTGGTCTTGCAGATGCGGCCGTCCTTGGCCACCTTGCCCTTGTCGCCGCCGGGGATGTCGTTGAGCATCGAGACGTAGTCGTCGGAGACGCCGAAGGACTGCTGCATCATCACCGGCGCCGGCTGGTCGGTGCCGCCGCAGCCGACGTGCTGGTTGCCCAGCGCGTGCCCGACCTCGTGGTTGATGGCGTACTGCCGGTACCCGGTCATGTCGGCGCCGTAGGCCTTCGCACCGCGCACCCAGCGAGCCAGGTTGATCAGCACCCGGCCGAGGCTCTTGCGGTAGCAGGACGCCTCGAACTTGATCTGGAACCCGCAGGCGTCCGGCCGGTGGGTGGTCTCCGGCGTGGTGAGGCTCACCCGGAACGACGGGTTCGGGAAGTTGGCGTCCACCCGCTGGAACGCGATCTTGCCGTCCCAGGTCCAGCCCTGGGTCGGGTTGGACAGCGTGCCCTGGACGGCCGTGGCGAAGGCGTCGTCACCGGCGTAGCTCGCCGGGTCGATGCCGTCCTCCACCTCGACGGTGTAGGTGTAGAGCTTGCCGTTGCCGATCTT
Encoded proteins:
- the nirD gene encoding nitrite reductase small subunit NirD codes for the protein MTTSMERTWTAICAAGAVPENAGVAALLDGGVQVAIFRLPGDRFFALSNWDPCSGAAVLSRGIVGDADGVPVVASPVYKERFVLETGRCLDAADVSVPVYEVRVREGVVEVESP
- the nirB gene encoding nitrite reductase large subunit NirB yields the protein MPTLVVAGHGMVAHRLVEAVRAEDPRGTWHIVVLSEEPRPAYDRVALTSYVDTWDPASLALPGSDYAGDPHVDLRLGELAVSLDRSAKTVTTASGDVVAYDALVLATGSKPFVPPVPGHDLDGCFVYRTIEDLDAIRAAAIEKPGRGRRSAVVIGGGLLGLEAAKALRDMGLSPHVVEMAPRLMPLQVDEGGGSLLRRLITNLDVTVHTGTSTNAIEADGSRLLAKLGNGTELDVDLVVFSAGVRPRDDLARQSGLDLGPRGGVLTDASCRTGDPAIYAIGECAAVEGRVYGIVAPGYAMAEIVAAQLTGGSGTFPEPDTSTKLKLMGVDVASFGDAHATTEGALEVAVNDAVAGTYKKLVVTDDGKTLLGGVLVGDATEYNTLRALVGRPLPAEPGAILAPAGGGAAVGVDALPDAAQICSCNAVSKGTITQAIHEDGCDTVPKLKACTRAGTACGSCVPLLGRLLSAAGVEQSKAVCEHFPQSRAELFEIVKATRIGTFSELIARYGTGTGCAVCKPAVASILATLGNGHVLGGEQMTLQDTNDRYLANLQRNGTYSVVPRIPGGEITPDKLIVIGEVARDFGLYTKITGGQRIDLFGATVDQLPLIWRRLVDAGFESGHAYGKALRTVKSCVGSTWCRYGVQDSVGLAIELELRYRGLRSPHKLKSAVSGCARECAEARSKDFGIIATENGWNLYVGGNGGTTPRHAELLVSDVDTETLIRTIDRFLMFYVRTADRLQRTAPWIEEMEGGLGHLRAVIVDDSLGICEDLDAAMAKHVDNYADEWKGVLEDPEKLARFTSFVNAPGTPDPAISFREERQQKVPVMLGVPEVRR
- a CDS encoding NarK/NasA family nitrate transporter, which produces MAHQGKHWIEHWEPENEQFWESTGKKIARRNLWFSVFAEHIGFSIWTLWSVIVLFMGKDYGFSAADKFLLVSTPTLVGGLMRLPYTFAVAKFGGRNWTVVSAVLLLIPTTLAAIVLHPGTSLGTFLLVAALGGVGGGNFASSMTNINTFYPEKHKGWALGLNAGGGNLGVAAIQLVGLLVIGTAGATAPRIVLYVYIPLIVLAAVCAYFFMDNLATVKGDTKAMREVVKDPHTWVMSFLYVGTFGSFIGYSFAFGLVLQNQFGRTPLQAAAVTFLGPLLGSISRPAGGWLSDRIGGGKVTFATFIGMALATVVLILASTSKSLTLFTIAFIVLFVLTGIGNGSTYKMIPAIFRAKAKVAIANGAEEAAELLKARRLSGALIGLAGAIGAEGGLFINLAFRQSFADTKSGVPAFIGFLVFYGLCFAVTWAVYLRKPAEQPTSERGLALAGAEV
- a CDS encoding FAD-dependent oxidoreductase codes for the protein MTPREVVIVGYGMAGARLADEIRRRDPIAERVRLTVLGAEKHAAYNRVLLSAVVAGGMSAESVRLHDDEWAQRHNIDLRLGVDVERIHREKRCVELADGSSVAYDALVLATGANPWIPPVEGLEAGPGVVAFRSLDDCAKILDAARFGAPVAVLGGGLLGLEAARGLAGRGNQVTVVHPLRHVMERQLDAGAGHVLARQLTEMGVTFRFGATAARYLLGDGLKLDDGSLVPADLVVVAAGVRAETRLAADAGLDVDRGVLVDDTLRTSDGRIHALGDCARHPGAPAGLIQPAWEQAAVLADVLTGTNAAARYRGTTAVTRLKARGIDLAALGETQLEASDTGAEVLTFNDPTGGRYGKLVVRENRVAGAILLGLPDAAATITQFHDRGTPLPDDRLAVLLGRALPSGSTPAASPADLPAAAVICRCNNVTKSRLVEAWKAGATDTPALARATRATTGCGGCTDTVGGIANWLAAQ
- a CDS encoding molybdopterin oxidoreductase family protein, which codes for MPQVDTHCPYCALQCGMRLEGTHVSPRDFPVNAGGLCQKGWTSGSLLTSPKRLTTPMLRVNGVLEPVGWDFALDFVARKLRETRETHGPDGVAVFGGGGLTNEKAYLLGKFARVALGTSQIDYNGRWCMSSAAAAGIKAFGADRGMPFPVTDLKNADVVLLAGANPAETMPPFTQHLRGSDLIVVDPRRTPTAELASLHLAPAPGTDLALALGILHAVGEGGHLDQSYVDDRTSGFAETWRIVASWWPERAERVTGVSAADMRLAAEKLAAARNAYVLTARGTEQHATGTATVGAWINLALSLGLPGRPGSGYGCLTGQGNGQGGREHGQKADQLPGYRKLDDPAAREYVAGVWGVDADSLPGPGRSATELLEALGQEHGPKALMVFGSNVVVSAPRSQRVQDRLASLDFLVVADFVLSETAALADVVLPVTQWAEEDGTLTNLEGRILLRRRALTPPPGVRSDLDVLHGLAQRLGQPEDRFPADAETVFEELRIASKGGIADYSGVSYDRLRDGEALHWPVPADDHPGTPRMFLGTFAHPDGRARFVPVEHTGPAELPDEEFPLQATTGRVLQHYQSGAQTRLIEELNEVVPEAFVEVHPDTAKRAGLEEGDPARIRSRRGEMTAKVRFVQSLKPDLVFLPFHFPGEQRANLFTNPALDPVSRMPEFKVCAVALSTVDGAA
- a CDS encoding TIGR02569 family protein: MRSTLERPPAHVCAAFGGPADDGERLPDSTAWRCGGLVLKPVTDKVRTLWTAHALDYVREPGLRVGRPVRSTDGRWIVGGWTASRFVPGTPEHRGDASVLAAVKLHRATIGLPRPEFLDARTDVDAIADRVAWEELEVPLEETKGGRWFEVLAGARRPIRLPSQVAHGELLAGLLFDGEAGPGLVDFVPYYRPGEYGAAIVAVDALAWGGAGRDLLERWAHLPEWPQLLLRAVLFRLASNALNPRSTQASLDGLRAAAREVSGVL
- the moeZ gene encoding adenylyltransferase/sulfurtransferase MoeZ; its protein translation is MSALPPLVEPAAELTKEEVARYSRHLIIPDVGVNGQKRLKNAKVLVIGAGGLGSPALLYLAAAGVGTLGIVDFDVVDESNLQRQVIHGQSDVGKLKAASAQESIAEINPLVKVHLHTDRLDSSNALEIFEQYDLIVDGTDNFATRYLVNDAAVILGKPYVWGSIFRFEGQVSVFWEDAPNGKGLNYRDLYPEPPPPGMVPSCAEGGVLGVLCASIGSIMVTEAIKLITGIGEPLLGRLISYDALEMKYREVKIRKDPDTPKITELIDYEAFCGVVSDEAASAASGHTITPAELKAKFDSGENFALIDVREPHEYEIVNIKGATLIPKDRILSGEALAELPQDKPIVLHCKSGARSAEALAALHAAGFKDATHLGGGVLAWAKQIDPSLPTY
- a CDS encoding DUF3152 domain-containing protein, translating into MDRVKQDARGEDRRSPHRASARRTPSAEDHSRTGQYRPSKSPAQRLDEDRYRPGSRRTSAEPLSASWKPEVPVAPEKADEPSKSGIAKLTKTYGWRVYALPILVVLTVLVVVNTANSPAQPIAEQGTGASAPGAESAGGDSSGGAIDGNGEQPIPENPATPVDLKVPTADLPEGIPFTQAGAGKWHVVPGSGPKIGNGKLYTYTVEVEDGIDPASYAGDDAFATAVQGTLSNPTQGWTWDGKIAFQRVDANFPNPSFRVSLTTPETTHRPDACGFQIKFEASCYRKSLGRVLINLARWVRGAKAYGADMTGYRQYAINHEVGHALGNQHVGCGGTDQPAPVMMQQSFGVSDDYVSMLNDIPGGDKGKVAKDGRICKTNSWPNPTPQPQ